The Engystomops pustulosus chromosome 4, aEngPut4.maternal, whole genome shotgun sequence genome contains a region encoding:
- the PCDH12 gene encoding protocadherin-12 isoform X2, whose protein sequence is MDGILKVITHLYTFLLICSYHESHCKNSSSLMVRFRIKEEVPVGTLIGHISDVPGWIKDMNEEYQIIQETHSFPVQVGTTSGSLTTTGRLDREQLCHVHGHCILSFNVLATKVLSLVHVEIEVLDINDNEPIFPKPELDLEISESASLRTRIPLDRAWDPDSGNNGVKLYTLSPNDHFTLNITSGSDGNKHPELVVVKELDREQQSSYNLVLTALDGGHPQKSGTVQVRINVLDSNDNSPTFGESSVVLEVSEDTSPGTILINLTATDPDEGQNGEIEFSFSKHNSHHVLRMFTIDPKSGGIALSKSLDHEERSSYELDVQAKDLGPNPIPTHCKVVIKVLDINDNAPDIKVTWASKDSSEIVVSEAVPLGSFVALIMLNDPDSGENGQVHCHLVQDHEHFRLEKSNGNTYILITNAILDREKWDEYELTIQAKDQGEPSFSATKSLKIRVSDANDNTPIFERLSYDAFLDENSGPLNHLLTLNAQDIDIGDNAEVTYSIIDSVIYGKPLSTLVSIHSRTGEIVVLKSIDYEEIQEIQFLVQAEDNGNPRLSSNASVKVFVKDKNDNSPIIVQPKLKRGQASITVLVNAETGYFLSAMEVANSEAFGLTSDEILSETAKLNKHPLYQVVATDADSEENAQLLYHLEGNHQGLFVMDGHLGHIYLNASNASNLIGNSFDLDVTVRDGGTPHLEAKALLHVMFSSHLDHLKNSASGSNGKLSLSMVIVICLAVLLALCLLILALVMSFCRVDRKDNRAYNCREEESAYRKQPRRPQKQIQKTDIHVVPVLRGRPQQQPVTPIEEAKPFPPPDEEEKIVEDFHLTPTLYRTLRNQHNHDTLIEDTTDLEQSFSLPPSVCRTLQYQRQRSYSRENLQDTHATLPVSNKILKNPGSPKIRTYEDMNSSEPMVFNGGEFSPATSPTLRRQKNMEQSSKEQIIRNLVRLSMVALAEKEAVDLTMQSPHVQQISQLLSLLHQGQVHPKTLHRGNKYSSKSGRSTGQEVDGQSTKDSGHGESEAGDLDSEPGGDLSSTHQLVEDNLEALFGPCIENNRLSDLDPGWFARLSLPLADNYKENIFTPNTQITQEPTITAADKEDLRTFLTFGKASDGSQDNRLASTFLSEMSSLFEMLLTQKAESHGNATSEVLMRLSAGSKNMGIDSSKCDGPKI, encoded by the exons ATGGATGGGATTCTTAAGGTCATCACCCACCTCTATACTTTTCTCCTTATTTGCTCCTACCACGAAAGTCATTGCAAGAACTCATCTTCTTTAATGGTGAGGTTTCGTATCAAAGAAGAAGTACCCGTTGGCACACTTATTGGACACATATCTGATGTACCAGGCTGGATAAAGGATATGAATGAAGAATATCAGATCATTCAAGAGACTCACTCGTTTCCAGTGCAAGTGGGCACAACTAGTGGATCCTTAACCACCACGGGACGTCTGGATAGAGAACAGCTTTGTCATGTTCATGGGCATTGCATCTTATCTTTTAATGTTCTGGCAACCAAGGTCTTGTCATTAGTACATGTGGAGATTGAAGTTTTGGATATCAATGACAATGAACCAATCTTCCCTAAACCGGAACTAGACTTGGAGATTTCAGAAAGTGCTTCTTTGAGGACAAGGATCCCTCTTGACAGAGCTTGGGACCCTGATAGTGGAAACAATGGAGTAAAGTTATATACCCTTTCACCAAATGATCACTTCACTTTAAATATCACTTCTGGTTCTGATGGAAATAAACACCCAGAATTGGTGGTGGTAAAGGAACTGGATAGGGAGCAGCAATCTTCTTACAACTTAGTTCTAACTGCTTTGGATGGAGGGCATCCACAAAAATCGGGGACTGTACAAGTCAGGATTAATGTTTTGGACTCTAATGATAACAGTCCAACTTTTGGAGAAAGCTCTGTTGTTCTAGAAGTCTCAGAAGATACATCACCCGGTACAATTCTTATAAACCTTACTGCAACTGACCCAGACGAAGGTCAAAATGGTGAAATAGAGTTCTCCTTTAGTAAACACAATTCTCACCATGTACTCCGTATGTTCACTATTGACCCAAAATCTGGTGGAATAGCTTTGAGCAAGTCACTCGACCATGaagagagaagctcttatgaattGGATGTGCAGGCAAAGGATTTAGGACCTAACCCTATTCCTACCCATTGCAAAGTAGTCATTAAGGTTCTAGATATTAACGATAATGCACCAGATATCAAAGTCACTTGGGCTTCCAAAGATTCTTCTGAGATTGTGGTATCTGAGGCTGTTCCTCTGGGCAGTTTTGTAGCTTTGATCATGCTCAATGATCCAGATTCAGGTGAGAATGGACAGGTGCATTGCCACTTGGTCCAAGACCATGAACATTTTAGACTTGAGAAATCTAACGGGAACACTTATATTTTAATTACCAATGCCATACTGGACAGAGAAAAGTGGGATGAGTATGAATTAACCATCCAAGCCAAAGATCAAGGTGAGCCTTCATTTTCTGCTACAAAATCATTAAAAATTCGTGTTAGTGATGCAAATGACAACACTCCTATATTTGAGAGGCTAAGCTATGATGCCTTCCTAGATGAAAACAGTGGCCCTCTCAATCATTTACTCACCTTAAATGCTCAAGACATTGATATCGGAGATAATGCTGAAGTCACATACAGTATTATTGACTCTGTCATCTATGGAAAACCATTATCTACATTAGTTTCCATCCACTCCAGAACAGGGGAAATTGTGGTACTTAAGTCCATAGACTATGAGGAAATTCAAGAAATTCAGTTCTTGGTCCAAGCAGAAGATAATGGTAACCCTAGACTTAGCAGCAATGCTTCAGTCAAAGTTTTTGTAAAGGACAAAAATGATAATAGTCCAATAATTGTCCAACCAAAACTTAAGAGAGGTCAGGCTAGTATTACTGTCCTTGTCAACGCTGAGACTGGATATTTTCTTTCTGCCATGGAGGTTGCCAATTCTGAAGCTTTTGGCTTAACTTCAGATGAAATTTTGTCCGAGACTGCAAAACTCAACAAACACCCGCTATATCAAGTGGTTGCTACTGATGCAGACTCTGAAGAAAATGCTCAACTTCTCTACCACCTAGAAGGTAACCACCAAGGCTTGTTTGTAATGGATGGACATCTAGGACATATATATCTAAATGCCAGCAATGCAAGTAACCTAATTGGAAACTCATTCGACTTAGACGTCACGGTTAGAGATGGTGGAACACCTCACCTGGAGGCAAAAGCTCTTCTTCATGTTATGTTTAGTAGCCACCTGGACCATCTGAAAAATTCTGCAAGTGGTTCGAATGGAAAGCTAAGCTTATCCATGGTCATAGTCATTTGTCTGGCTGTCCTTCTGGCTCTTTGTCTTTTAATTTTAGCTCTTGTTATGTCTTTTTGCCGGGTAGACAGAAAGGACAACAGAGCTTACAACTGTAGAGAAGAAGAATCAGCTTATAGAAAGCAACCAAGGAGGCCTCAAAAACAAATCCAGAAGACAGATATCCATGTAGTTCCTGTGCTTAGAGGTAGGCCACAACAACAGCCTGTCACACCAATAGAAGAAGCCAAGCCATTTCCTCCCCCAGACGAAGAAGAAAAAATTGTGGAAGATTTCCACCTAACACCTACCCTTTACCGAACATTAAGAAACCAGCACAATCATGATACACTTATAGAAGATACTACAGACTTGGAACAATCTTTCTCTTTGCCCCCTTCTGTCTGCAGGACATTACAATACCAAAGACAGAGAAGCTACTCAAGAGAGAATCTCCAAGACACACACGCAACCCTTCCTGTGagcaacaaaatattaaaaaatccagGAAGTCCTAAAATAAGAACCTATGAGGATATGAATTCATCAGAACCCATGGTATTCAATGGAGGGGAGTTTTCACCAGCCACATCACCAACTCTGAGACGTCAAAAAAACATGGAGCAATCATCTAAGGAACAAATAATCCGAAATCTGGTACGTTTGTCTATGGTAGCATTGGCGGAGAAGGAAGCAGTGGATCTTACTATGCAGTCCCCACATGTGCAG CAAATTTCTCAGCTCCTGTCTCTGCTCCACCAAGGACAAGTTCACCCCAAGACACTTCACAGAGGGAACAAGTACTCGTCTAAATCTGGCAG ATCTACAGGGCAAGAAGTAGATGGTCAAAGTACCAAGGACAGCGGGCATGGTGAAAGTGAGGCTGGTGACTTGGACTCCGAGCCCGGTGGAGATCTTTCTTCTACTCATCAGTTGGTGGAGGACAACCTGGAGGCTCTGTTTGGTCCATGTATAG AGAACAATCGGTTGAGTGATCTCGATCCAGGATGGTTTGCCCGACTTTCCTTGCCTTTAGCCGACAACTACAAGGAGAACATCTTCACCCCAAATACCCAAATCACTCAGGAGCCCACAATAACAGCAGCAGACAAAGAAGATCTCAGAACCTTCTTAACATTTGGCAAAGCTTCTGATGGCTCTCAAGACAACAGATTGGCCAGCACCTTTCTTTCTGAAATGAGTTCTCTATTCGAGATGCTGTTGACACAAAAAGCTGAATCTCATGGAAATGCAACTTCCGAGGTCCTTATGAGGCTGTCTGCCGGCAGCAAAAATATGGGGATCGACAGTAGTAAATGTGATGGCCCAAAGATTTAG
- the PCDH12 gene encoding protocadherin-12 isoform X3 codes for MDGILKVITHLYTFLLICSYHESHCKNSSSLMVRFRIKEEVPVGTLIGHISDVPGWIKDMNEEYQIIQETHSFPVQVGTTSGSLTTTGRLDREQLCHVHGHCILSFNVLATKVLSLVHVEIEVLDINDNEPIFPKPELDLEISESASLRTRIPLDRAWDPDSGNNGVKLYTLSPNDHFTLNITSGSDGNKHPELVVVKELDREQQSSYNLVLTALDGGHPQKSGTVQVRINVLDSNDNSPTFGESSVVLEVSEDTSPGTILINLTATDPDEGQNGEIEFSFSKHNSHHVLRMFTIDPKSGGIALSKSLDHEERSSYELDVQAKDLGPNPIPTHCKVVIKVLDINDNAPDIKVTWASKDSSEIVVSEAVPLGSFVALIMLNDPDSGENGQVHCHLVQDHEHFRLEKSNGNTYILITNAILDREKWDEYELTIQAKDQGEPSFSATKSLKIRVSDANDNTPIFERLSYDAFLDENSGPLNHLLTLNAQDIDIGDNAEVTYSIIDSVIYGKPLSTLVSIHSRTGEIVVLKSIDYEEIQEIQFLVQAEDNGNPRLSSNASVKVFVKDKNDNSPIIVQPKLKRGQASITVLVNAETGYFLSAMEVANSEAFGLTSDEILSETAKLNKHPLYQVVATDADSEENAQLLYHLEGNHQGLFVMDGHLGHIYLNASNASNLIGNSFDLDVTVRDGGTPHLEAKALLHVMFSSHLDHLKNSASGSNGKLSLSMVIVICLAVLLALCLLILALVMSFCRVDRKDNRAYNCREEESAYRKQPRRPQKQIQKTDIHVVPVLRGRPQQQPVTPIEEAKPFPPPDEEEKIVEDFHLTPTLYRTLRNQHNHDTLIEDTTDLEQSFSLPPSVCRTLQYQRQRSYSRENLQDTHATLPVSNKILKNPGSPKIRTYEDMNSSEPMVFNGGEFSPATSPTLRRQKNMEQSSKEQIIRNLVRLSMVALAEKEAVDLTMQSPHVQQISQLLSLLHQGQVHPKTLHRGNKYSSKSGRSTGQEVDGQSTKDSGHGESEAGDLDSEPGGDLSSTHQLVEDNLEALFGTENNRLSDLDPGWFARLSLPLADNYKENIFTPNTQITQEPTITAADKEDLRTFLTFGKASDGSQDNRLASTFLSEMSSLFEMLLTQKAESHGNATSEVLMRLSAGSKNMGIDSSKCDGPKI; via the exons ATGGATGGGATTCTTAAGGTCATCACCCACCTCTATACTTTTCTCCTTATTTGCTCCTACCACGAAAGTCATTGCAAGAACTCATCTTCTTTAATGGTGAGGTTTCGTATCAAAGAAGAAGTACCCGTTGGCACACTTATTGGACACATATCTGATGTACCAGGCTGGATAAAGGATATGAATGAAGAATATCAGATCATTCAAGAGACTCACTCGTTTCCAGTGCAAGTGGGCACAACTAGTGGATCCTTAACCACCACGGGACGTCTGGATAGAGAACAGCTTTGTCATGTTCATGGGCATTGCATCTTATCTTTTAATGTTCTGGCAACCAAGGTCTTGTCATTAGTACATGTGGAGATTGAAGTTTTGGATATCAATGACAATGAACCAATCTTCCCTAAACCGGAACTAGACTTGGAGATTTCAGAAAGTGCTTCTTTGAGGACAAGGATCCCTCTTGACAGAGCTTGGGACCCTGATAGTGGAAACAATGGAGTAAAGTTATATACCCTTTCACCAAATGATCACTTCACTTTAAATATCACTTCTGGTTCTGATGGAAATAAACACCCAGAATTGGTGGTGGTAAAGGAACTGGATAGGGAGCAGCAATCTTCTTACAACTTAGTTCTAACTGCTTTGGATGGAGGGCATCCACAAAAATCGGGGACTGTACAAGTCAGGATTAATGTTTTGGACTCTAATGATAACAGTCCAACTTTTGGAGAAAGCTCTGTTGTTCTAGAAGTCTCAGAAGATACATCACCCGGTACAATTCTTATAAACCTTACTGCAACTGACCCAGACGAAGGTCAAAATGGTGAAATAGAGTTCTCCTTTAGTAAACACAATTCTCACCATGTACTCCGTATGTTCACTATTGACCCAAAATCTGGTGGAATAGCTTTGAGCAAGTCACTCGACCATGaagagagaagctcttatgaattGGATGTGCAGGCAAAGGATTTAGGACCTAACCCTATTCCTACCCATTGCAAAGTAGTCATTAAGGTTCTAGATATTAACGATAATGCACCAGATATCAAAGTCACTTGGGCTTCCAAAGATTCTTCTGAGATTGTGGTATCTGAGGCTGTTCCTCTGGGCAGTTTTGTAGCTTTGATCATGCTCAATGATCCAGATTCAGGTGAGAATGGACAGGTGCATTGCCACTTGGTCCAAGACCATGAACATTTTAGACTTGAGAAATCTAACGGGAACACTTATATTTTAATTACCAATGCCATACTGGACAGAGAAAAGTGGGATGAGTATGAATTAACCATCCAAGCCAAAGATCAAGGTGAGCCTTCATTTTCTGCTACAAAATCATTAAAAATTCGTGTTAGTGATGCAAATGACAACACTCCTATATTTGAGAGGCTAAGCTATGATGCCTTCCTAGATGAAAACAGTGGCCCTCTCAATCATTTACTCACCTTAAATGCTCAAGACATTGATATCGGAGATAATGCTGAAGTCACATACAGTATTATTGACTCTGTCATCTATGGAAAACCATTATCTACATTAGTTTCCATCCACTCCAGAACAGGGGAAATTGTGGTACTTAAGTCCATAGACTATGAGGAAATTCAAGAAATTCAGTTCTTGGTCCAAGCAGAAGATAATGGTAACCCTAGACTTAGCAGCAATGCTTCAGTCAAAGTTTTTGTAAAGGACAAAAATGATAATAGTCCAATAATTGTCCAACCAAAACTTAAGAGAGGTCAGGCTAGTATTACTGTCCTTGTCAACGCTGAGACTGGATATTTTCTTTCTGCCATGGAGGTTGCCAATTCTGAAGCTTTTGGCTTAACTTCAGATGAAATTTTGTCCGAGACTGCAAAACTCAACAAACACCCGCTATATCAAGTGGTTGCTACTGATGCAGACTCTGAAGAAAATGCTCAACTTCTCTACCACCTAGAAGGTAACCACCAAGGCTTGTTTGTAATGGATGGACATCTAGGACATATATATCTAAATGCCAGCAATGCAAGTAACCTAATTGGAAACTCATTCGACTTAGACGTCACGGTTAGAGATGGTGGAACACCTCACCTGGAGGCAAAAGCTCTTCTTCATGTTATGTTTAGTAGCCACCTGGACCATCTGAAAAATTCTGCAAGTGGTTCGAATGGAAAGCTAAGCTTATCCATGGTCATAGTCATTTGTCTGGCTGTCCTTCTGGCTCTTTGTCTTTTAATTTTAGCTCTTGTTATGTCTTTTTGCCGGGTAGACAGAAAGGACAACAGAGCTTACAACTGTAGAGAAGAAGAATCAGCTTATAGAAAGCAACCAAGGAGGCCTCAAAAACAAATCCAGAAGACAGATATCCATGTAGTTCCTGTGCTTAGAGGTAGGCCACAACAACAGCCTGTCACACCAATAGAAGAAGCCAAGCCATTTCCTCCCCCAGACGAAGAAGAAAAAATTGTGGAAGATTTCCACCTAACACCTACCCTTTACCGAACATTAAGAAACCAGCACAATCATGATACACTTATAGAAGATACTACAGACTTGGAACAATCTTTCTCTTTGCCCCCTTCTGTCTGCAGGACATTACAATACCAAAGACAGAGAAGCTACTCAAGAGAGAATCTCCAAGACACACACGCAACCCTTCCTGTGagcaacaaaatattaaaaaatccagGAAGTCCTAAAATAAGAACCTATGAGGATATGAATTCATCAGAACCCATGGTATTCAATGGAGGGGAGTTTTCACCAGCCACATCACCAACTCTGAGACGTCAAAAAAACATGGAGCAATCATCTAAGGAACAAATAATCCGAAATCTGGTACGTTTGTCTATGGTAGCATTGGCGGAGAAGGAAGCAGTGGATCTTACTATGCAGTCCCCACATGTGCAG CAAATTTCTCAGCTCCTGTCTCTGCTCCACCAAGGACAAGTTCACCCCAAGACACTTCACAGAGGGAACAAGTACTCGTCTAAATCTGGCAG ATCTACAGGGCAAGAAGTAGATGGTCAAAGTACCAAGGACAGCGGGCATGGTGAAAGTGAGGCTGGTGACTTGGACTCCGAGCCCGGTGGAGATCTTTCTTCTACTCATCAGTTGGTGGAGGACAACCTGGAGGCTCTGTTTG GTACAGAGAACAATCGGTTGAGTGATCTCGATCCAGGATGGTTTGCCCGACTTTCCTTGCCTTTAGCCGACAACTACAAGGAGAACATCTTCACCCCAAATACCCAAATCACTCAGGAGCCCACAATAACAGCAGCAGACAAAGAAGATCTCAGAACCTTCTTAACATTTGGCAAAGCTTCTGATGGCTCTCAAGACAACAGATTGGCCAGCACCTTTCTTTCTGAAATGAGTTCTCTATTCGAGATGCTGTTGACACAAAAAGCTGAATCTCATGGAAATGCAACTTCCGAGGTCCTTATGAGGCTGTCTGCCGGCAGCAAAAATATGGGGATCGACAGTAGTAAATGTGATGGCCCAAAGATTTAG
- the PCDH12 gene encoding protocadherin-12 isoform X1 — protein sequence MDGILKVITHLYTFLLICSYHESHCKNSSSLMVRFRIKEEVPVGTLIGHISDVPGWIKDMNEEYQIIQETHSFPVQVGTTSGSLTTTGRLDREQLCHVHGHCILSFNVLATKVLSLVHVEIEVLDINDNEPIFPKPELDLEISESASLRTRIPLDRAWDPDSGNNGVKLYTLSPNDHFTLNITSGSDGNKHPELVVVKELDREQQSSYNLVLTALDGGHPQKSGTVQVRINVLDSNDNSPTFGESSVVLEVSEDTSPGTILINLTATDPDEGQNGEIEFSFSKHNSHHVLRMFTIDPKSGGIALSKSLDHEERSSYELDVQAKDLGPNPIPTHCKVVIKVLDINDNAPDIKVTWASKDSSEIVVSEAVPLGSFVALIMLNDPDSGENGQVHCHLVQDHEHFRLEKSNGNTYILITNAILDREKWDEYELTIQAKDQGEPSFSATKSLKIRVSDANDNTPIFERLSYDAFLDENSGPLNHLLTLNAQDIDIGDNAEVTYSIIDSVIYGKPLSTLVSIHSRTGEIVVLKSIDYEEIQEIQFLVQAEDNGNPRLSSNASVKVFVKDKNDNSPIIVQPKLKRGQASITVLVNAETGYFLSAMEVANSEAFGLTSDEILSETAKLNKHPLYQVVATDADSEENAQLLYHLEGNHQGLFVMDGHLGHIYLNASNASNLIGNSFDLDVTVRDGGTPHLEAKALLHVMFSSHLDHLKNSASGSNGKLSLSMVIVICLAVLLALCLLILALVMSFCRVDRKDNRAYNCREEESAYRKQPRRPQKQIQKTDIHVVPVLRGRPQQQPVTPIEEAKPFPPPDEEEKIVEDFHLTPTLYRTLRNQHNHDTLIEDTTDLEQSFSLPPSVCRTLQYQRQRSYSRENLQDTHATLPVSNKILKNPGSPKIRTYEDMNSSEPMVFNGGEFSPATSPTLRRQKNMEQSSKEQIIRNLVRLSMVALAEKEAVDLTMQSPHVQQISQLLSLLHQGQVHPKTLHRGNKYSSKSGRSTGQEVDGQSTKDSGHGESEAGDLDSEPGGDLSSTHQLVEDNLEALFGPCIGTENNRLSDLDPGWFARLSLPLADNYKENIFTPNTQITQEPTITAADKEDLRTFLTFGKASDGSQDNRLASTFLSEMSSLFEMLLTQKAESHGNATSEVLMRLSAGSKNMGIDSSKCDGPKI from the exons ATGGATGGGATTCTTAAGGTCATCACCCACCTCTATACTTTTCTCCTTATTTGCTCCTACCACGAAAGTCATTGCAAGAACTCATCTTCTTTAATGGTGAGGTTTCGTATCAAAGAAGAAGTACCCGTTGGCACACTTATTGGACACATATCTGATGTACCAGGCTGGATAAAGGATATGAATGAAGAATATCAGATCATTCAAGAGACTCACTCGTTTCCAGTGCAAGTGGGCACAACTAGTGGATCCTTAACCACCACGGGACGTCTGGATAGAGAACAGCTTTGTCATGTTCATGGGCATTGCATCTTATCTTTTAATGTTCTGGCAACCAAGGTCTTGTCATTAGTACATGTGGAGATTGAAGTTTTGGATATCAATGACAATGAACCAATCTTCCCTAAACCGGAACTAGACTTGGAGATTTCAGAAAGTGCTTCTTTGAGGACAAGGATCCCTCTTGACAGAGCTTGGGACCCTGATAGTGGAAACAATGGAGTAAAGTTATATACCCTTTCACCAAATGATCACTTCACTTTAAATATCACTTCTGGTTCTGATGGAAATAAACACCCAGAATTGGTGGTGGTAAAGGAACTGGATAGGGAGCAGCAATCTTCTTACAACTTAGTTCTAACTGCTTTGGATGGAGGGCATCCACAAAAATCGGGGACTGTACAAGTCAGGATTAATGTTTTGGACTCTAATGATAACAGTCCAACTTTTGGAGAAAGCTCTGTTGTTCTAGAAGTCTCAGAAGATACATCACCCGGTACAATTCTTATAAACCTTACTGCAACTGACCCAGACGAAGGTCAAAATGGTGAAATAGAGTTCTCCTTTAGTAAACACAATTCTCACCATGTACTCCGTATGTTCACTATTGACCCAAAATCTGGTGGAATAGCTTTGAGCAAGTCACTCGACCATGaagagagaagctcttatgaattGGATGTGCAGGCAAAGGATTTAGGACCTAACCCTATTCCTACCCATTGCAAAGTAGTCATTAAGGTTCTAGATATTAACGATAATGCACCAGATATCAAAGTCACTTGGGCTTCCAAAGATTCTTCTGAGATTGTGGTATCTGAGGCTGTTCCTCTGGGCAGTTTTGTAGCTTTGATCATGCTCAATGATCCAGATTCAGGTGAGAATGGACAGGTGCATTGCCACTTGGTCCAAGACCATGAACATTTTAGACTTGAGAAATCTAACGGGAACACTTATATTTTAATTACCAATGCCATACTGGACAGAGAAAAGTGGGATGAGTATGAATTAACCATCCAAGCCAAAGATCAAGGTGAGCCTTCATTTTCTGCTACAAAATCATTAAAAATTCGTGTTAGTGATGCAAATGACAACACTCCTATATTTGAGAGGCTAAGCTATGATGCCTTCCTAGATGAAAACAGTGGCCCTCTCAATCATTTACTCACCTTAAATGCTCAAGACATTGATATCGGAGATAATGCTGAAGTCACATACAGTATTATTGACTCTGTCATCTATGGAAAACCATTATCTACATTAGTTTCCATCCACTCCAGAACAGGGGAAATTGTGGTACTTAAGTCCATAGACTATGAGGAAATTCAAGAAATTCAGTTCTTGGTCCAAGCAGAAGATAATGGTAACCCTAGACTTAGCAGCAATGCTTCAGTCAAAGTTTTTGTAAAGGACAAAAATGATAATAGTCCAATAATTGTCCAACCAAAACTTAAGAGAGGTCAGGCTAGTATTACTGTCCTTGTCAACGCTGAGACTGGATATTTTCTTTCTGCCATGGAGGTTGCCAATTCTGAAGCTTTTGGCTTAACTTCAGATGAAATTTTGTCCGAGACTGCAAAACTCAACAAACACCCGCTATATCAAGTGGTTGCTACTGATGCAGACTCTGAAGAAAATGCTCAACTTCTCTACCACCTAGAAGGTAACCACCAAGGCTTGTTTGTAATGGATGGACATCTAGGACATATATATCTAAATGCCAGCAATGCAAGTAACCTAATTGGAAACTCATTCGACTTAGACGTCACGGTTAGAGATGGTGGAACACCTCACCTGGAGGCAAAAGCTCTTCTTCATGTTATGTTTAGTAGCCACCTGGACCATCTGAAAAATTCTGCAAGTGGTTCGAATGGAAAGCTAAGCTTATCCATGGTCATAGTCATTTGTCTGGCTGTCCTTCTGGCTCTTTGTCTTTTAATTTTAGCTCTTGTTATGTCTTTTTGCCGGGTAGACAGAAAGGACAACAGAGCTTACAACTGTAGAGAAGAAGAATCAGCTTATAGAAAGCAACCAAGGAGGCCTCAAAAACAAATCCAGAAGACAGATATCCATGTAGTTCCTGTGCTTAGAGGTAGGCCACAACAACAGCCTGTCACACCAATAGAAGAAGCCAAGCCATTTCCTCCCCCAGACGAAGAAGAAAAAATTGTGGAAGATTTCCACCTAACACCTACCCTTTACCGAACATTAAGAAACCAGCACAATCATGATACACTTATAGAAGATACTACAGACTTGGAACAATCTTTCTCTTTGCCCCCTTCTGTCTGCAGGACATTACAATACCAAAGACAGAGAAGCTACTCAAGAGAGAATCTCCAAGACACACACGCAACCCTTCCTGTGagcaacaaaatattaaaaaatccagGAAGTCCTAAAATAAGAACCTATGAGGATATGAATTCATCAGAACCCATGGTATTCAATGGAGGGGAGTTTTCACCAGCCACATCACCAACTCTGAGACGTCAAAAAAACATGGAGCAATCATCTAAGGAACAAATAATCCGAAATCTGGTACGTTTGTCTATGGTAGCATTGGCGGAGAAGGAAGCAGTGGATCTTACTATGCAGTCCCCACATGTGCAG CAAATTTCTCAGCTCCTGTCTCTGCTCCACCAAGGACAAGTTCACCCCAAGACACTTCACAGAGGGAACAAGTACTCGTCTAAATCTGGCAG ATCTACAGGGCAAGAAGTAGATGGTCAAAGTACCAAGGACAGCGGGCATGGTGAAAGTGAGGCTGGTGACTTGGACTCCGAGCCCGGTGGAGATCTTTCTTCTACTCATCAGTTGGTGGAGGACAACCTGGAGGCTCTGTTTGGTCCATGTATAG GTACAGAGAACAATCGGTTGAGTGATCTCGATCCAGGATGGTTTGCCCGACTTTCCTTGCCTTTAGCCGACAACTACAAGGAGAACATCTTCACCCCAAATACCCAAATCACTCAGGAGCCCACAATAACAGCAGCAGACAAAGAAGATCTCAGAACCTTCTTAACATTTGGCAAAGCTTCTGATGGCTCTCAAGACAACAGATTGGCCAGCACCTTTCTTTCTGAAATGAGTTCTCTATTCGAGATGCTGTTGACACAAAAAGCTGAATCTCATGGAAATGCAACTTCCGAGGTCCTTATGAGGCTGTCTGCCGGCAGCAAAAATATGGGGATCGACAGTAGTAAATGTGATGGCCCAAAGATTTAG